A stretch of Panthera tigris isolate Pti1 chromosome E2, P.tigris_Pti1_mat1.1, whole genome shotgun sequence DNA encodes these proteins:
- the LOC102968374 gene encoding cytochrome c oxidase subunit 4 isoform 1, mitochondrial: protein MLATRVFSLIGKRAISTSVCVRAHGSVVKSEDYALPSYVDRRDYPLPDVAHVKNLSASQKALKEKEKAPWSSLSIDEKVELYRMKFNESFAEMNRSTNEWKTVVGAAMFFIGFTALLLIWEKHYVYGPIPHTFEEEWVAKQTKRMLDMKVSPIQGFSAKWDYDKNEWKK, encoded by the exons atgtTGGCTACCAGAGTGTTTAGCCTAATTGGCAAGCGAGCAATTTCCACCTCTGTGTGTGTACGAGCGCATG GAAGCGTCGTGAAGAGTGAAGATTACGCTCTCCCGAGTTATGTGGACCGGCGTGACTACCCCCTGCCCGACGTGGCTCACGTCAAGAACCTCTCTGCCAGCCAGAAGgccttgaaagagaaagagaaggcccCCTGGAGCAGCCTCTCCATCGATGAGAAAGTTGAAT TGTACCGCATGAAGTTCAACGAGAGCTTCGCGGAAATGAACAGGAGCACGAACGAGTGGAAGACGGTTGTGGGCGCTGCCATGTTCTTCATCGGCTTCACCGCTCTCCTCCTGATCTGGGAGAAGCACTATG TGTATGGCCCCATCCCGCACACCTTCGAGGAGGAGTGGGTGGCTAAGCAGACCAAGAGGATGCTGGACATGAAGGTCAGTCCGATCCAGGGCTTCTCAGCCAAGTGGGACTACGACAAGAACGAGTGGAAGAAGTAG